The genomic segment CGCCGTCCGGGAGCACCAGCACCTCCTGGGCGCCGACCTCGACCGCCGAGCGCCACACCCGCTCGCCCGCGCCCGGGAGCGCGAGGAGCACCGTCCCGCCGCGCCGCACCGGCACCCCGAGCGCCGCGGCGTCGTCGCCGAGCAGGACGAGCTCGGCGTCCAGCCACGCCCGGCGCGCCGCCCCGGCGTCCACGACGACGTCCACGGGCACCGAGGCGGCCGCCGCCAGGCGCCCGACCTCCTCCACCAGCACCGACCGCCGCGTCACCAGCAGCACCCCCGCCACCCGGACCCTCCTCCGCACCGCGGTCCCCGCGGACCCGCCCGACACACCCCGGCGCCCGAGTCGGCACCCGTGGCGGCCAGGCTGGCGGCGCGAGGGCCCGACCGGGCCCGTCCGCGGGGCGCCTGTGGACGGCGGGACGTCGGGGCCGCCTGTGGGCAGGAGGTGGGCGGGACGTGGGCGCGCGGCCGGTGCTCCGCACCCGGCAGGGGAAACCCGGCGCCGGAACTCGCGGGTCACGGTCCGTACCCAGGACGGGACGGAGCGTTCGATCGCGGTCGACGCACCGGTGTCCGAGGAGACGACGCGGGCGCCGCGCCGTGCCTGCTCACCTGGTGAGACGGCTGCTTGACGAAGCGCCGGGCGCAGGGTGTCATGACCCGGCCACCGGCGACGGCGCCGGTCCGTGACGAGGAGGTCGCATGTCCGTCGAGAACCGCGTGGGCGCTGTGCCGGCGGGTGAGCCGCCGGGTCGCGCCACGGCGTTCGAGGAGGTGCACGGGAGCTGCGAGTTCGAGGCCCTCAAGCGCAGCTTCCGCCGGGTGATCTTCCCCGCCACGGCCGTGTTCCTGGCCTGGTACTTCCTCTACGTCCTCCTCGCCGCCTTCGCCCAGGACTTCATGGCCACGCGCCTGATCGGCAACATCAACGTGGGCCTGGTCTTCGGGCTCCTGCAGTTCGTCAGCACGTTCGCGATCACCATGGCGTACCGGCGCTGGGCCGACCGCACGTACGACCCGGCGGCGACGGCGCTGCGCGAGCGCATCGAGGGCGGCACCGCCGCCGGGGGCCACCGGTGAGCCCCGTGCTCGCGGCGGCCGCCGCGCCCGTGGCGCCGGGCAACCCCCTGGTCAACATCGCCATCTTCGCCGCGTTCGTCGTGGTGACGATGGTGATCGTCCTGCGGGCGTCGCGGAACAACCAGACCGCGGCGGACTACTACGCCGGCGGCCGCTCCTTCACCGGCCCGCAGAACGGCACCGCGATCGCCGGCGACTACCTGTCCGCGGCGAGCTTCCTCGGCATCGCCGGCGCGATCGCCCTCAACGGCTACGACGGCTTCCTGTACTCCATCGGCTTCCTCGTGGCGTGGCTGGTCGCGCTGCTGCTGGTGGCGGAGATGCTGCGCAACACGGGCCGCTTCACGATGGCCGACGTCCTGAGCTTCCGGCTGCGCCAGCGGCCGGTGCGCATGGCCGCGGCGCTGGCGACCCTGGCGGTCTGCTTCTTCTACCTGCTGGCCCAGATGGCCGGCGCCGGCGGCCTCGTCGCCCTGCTGCTGGGCATCAGCGGCACGGCCGGCCAGTACGTCGTCGTGGCCATCGTCGGCGCCCTGATGCTCTTCTACGTCCTCGTCGGCGGCATGAAGGGCACCACGTGGGTGCAGATCGTCAAGGCCGTCCTGCTCATCGGCGGCGCCGCCGTGATGACGGTGTGGGTGCTCGCCCTGTACGGGTTCAACATCTCCGGCCTGCTCGGCGACGCGGTGGCGACGGCGACGGCGCAGG from the Quadrisphaera sp. DSM 44207 genome contains:
- a CDS encoding DUF485 domain-containing protein, with the protein product MSVENRVGAVPAGEPPGRATAFEEVHGSCEFEALKRSFRRVIFPATAVFLAWYFLYVLLAAFAQDFMATRLIGNINVGLVFGLLQFVSTFAITMAYRRWADRTYDPAATALRERIEGGTAAGGHR